From Solea solea chromosome 20, fSolSol10.1, whole genome shotgun sequence, one genomic window encodes:
- the cfap90 gene encoding cilia- and flagella-associated protein 90, producing MDVSLQAKTKPLSSLSAFSYIPPRRRQPKDMSYFNKDLKVPQVSMYDLVFHQAEGYDMKVHRDDRRHHKGRGLDVNAEERSRSVPVLSSSEYGRRPIPVLYAPGRQHAHVACIKTEFYMKNGLVWNVEEGYGSVVPI from the exons ATGGACGTGTCTCTCCAGGCGAAGACCAAGCCGCTGTCCTCGCTCTCTGCCTTCAGTTACATCCCACCACGACGGAGGCAACCGAAGGACATGTCCTACTTCAACAAGGACTTGAAG gtCCCACAAGTGTCCATGTATGACCTCGTGTTCCACCAGGCGGAAGGTTACGATATGAAAGTGCACCGGGACGACAGGCGACACCACAAAGGACGGGGACTGGATGTCAACGCGGAG GAGAGGTCCAGGTCTGTGCCGGTGCTCTCCTCCTCAGAATACGGCCGCCGTCCCATTCCTGTCCTCTACGCGCCGGGCCGGCAGCACGCACACGTGGCCTGCATCAAAACTGAATTCTACATGAAAAACGGGCTCGTGTGGAATGTGGAAGAAGGATACGGATCAGTGGTTCCCATCTGA